A window of Methanocaldococcus vulcanius M7 genomic DNA:
ATTTATAGCAGTTAAAGATGGAGAAGTTGTAGATTATCTCCCTCTACCAATTGGGGGGCTTATGGGAGATGACGGGAACTATGTGCTAAATAAGATGAAGATACTCTCTGAAAAGATCCACGAGTGGAGCGTATTTGAAAATCCATTTTTAAGTATGAGTTTTTTCTCACTTCCTGTCATTCCAGAGTTGAAAATAACTGACATAGGGCTTATTAAAAACATGGAAAAAGTGGATCTTTTCCTATAAAAAATAAAAAGCTTAAAATAACGAACAAAGAAAAAGGGATCTACATGGGAAAATTTTCTGATTATTTAGAGCTGATCAGGATAAAGAATTGTATAACTGCCTCATTTGGAGGAGTTATTGGATATTTAATCTCCTCAAATTTTGAGATCGATATTTTTAAAATTATTTTGGTGTATTCAGTAGTGTTTTTTATATGTGCATATGGAAACGTAATAAACGACATCTTTGATATTGAAATAGATAAAATAAACAAGCCATTCAGACCATTACCATCAGGAAAAATATCTTTAAAAGAAGCAAAATTCTTCTCTTTTTTACTGCTTTTTACGGGCTTATTTTTATCTGTTTTTATAAATATATATGCATTAATAATTGCGATTATAAACTCAATCTTTCTCTACCTATATGGAAAAAAGTATAAGAAGTATAAACCGATCGGCAATTTCTTAGTTGGATACTTAACAGGATCAGTTTTTTTATTTGGAGGTGTGGCAGGGAAAAACGTTTATCCAGTCGTTATATTATTCCTTTGCTCTCTATTTTCAATATGGGGTAGAGAAATCATCAAGGACTTTGAAGACATGGAGGGGGATTTAAAAGAAGGTGTGGTTTCACTTCCAATAATGTATAAAGAGAAATCTTTATTTATTGCATCCCTTTTAATCATAATTGCGATTATTTTAAGCCCCCTCCCTTACATATTTGGAGTATTTGGTATTTCCTATCTCATACTGATAGTACTCTGTGATATATTATTTCTTTGGGCAATAATTATTTTGCTAAAAAATCCAACCAAAAAAACCGCATCAAAGGTTTCAAAATTATTAAAAATTATAATGAATATAGTCCTCGTTGCGTTTTTGGTTGGTGCAGTTTAAACCTTTTAAATAACGAAAATTATAAAAGCGGTAAGATATAAAAGAAGATGAAAGTAGAATAGTCAAAAAGAATTTCCAACTTTTTGAAATACCATCAAACGCTTTTTAGGTGAAACATTATGTTCCCCGGTAAAATGAATCCAAGAATGTTAAAAAAGATGCAAAAGATGATGAAGGACTTTGGAATGGAATCTGAAGATTTAAACGTTAAGAAAGTAATATTTGTATTTGATGAAGAAGAGTGGGTCTTTGAGGAACCAAAAGTTCAAGTTATGGATATATTGGGGGTTAAAACATACTCCATAACTGGAAGACCTAAAAAACAGAAAATAGAAAAAGAAAAAATAGAAAAAGAAACGGCAGAAGAAATAAGCGAGAGTGAAGAAGTTAAAATTGAAATAACAGATGAAGATATAGAATTGGTCGCAAACCAGTGTAATGTATCAAAAGACGTTGCAAGGAAGGTCTTAGAGGAGTGCAATGGAGACATTGCAGAGGCCATTGTAAAATTAGAAGAAGAAAAAGAAAATTAAAAATATTAAATTTAAGGAGTTGGAGGAAGAGTTCTTTTATGTTCGTTCTTTTTTATAAGGTTAAATATCTTATCAACAACCTCCTTTTCAACCCCAAGTTTTTTTACTACTTCATCAGCGTTCATTCCCTCTTCATAACACTTTAATATCTTATCAAGGGTCTCATATTTAACTCCCAACTCATCCTCATCAGTTTGACCTTCCCAAAGACCTGCTGAGGGTGGTTTTTCAATTATCTCCTTTGGAATCCCTAAATATTTTGCCATCTCTCTGACTTCTGTTTTAAATAAATTCCCAATGGGCTTTATATCGCATGCAATATCTCCATGTTTTGTTCCATAACCAACATACGTTTCTGATTTATTCGCTGTTCCAGCAACAAGCAGATTATACTTGTTTGCAAAATAATAAAGAATACACATTCTTATCCTTGCCTTTAAATTACCGTCAGCTATTTTATCAAATTCTCTTGTTGGAACATATCCACCCGCTCCAAATGCCTTTAAAATATCTGTTATATCTGAAATTATA
This region includes:
- a CDS encoding nascent polypeptide-associated complex protein, with translation MFPGKMNPRMLKKMQKMMKDFGMESEDLNVKKVIFVFDEEEWVFEEPKVQVMDILGVKTYSITGRPKKQKIEKEKIEKETAEEISESEEVKIEITDEDIELVANQCNVSKDVARKVLEECNGDIAEAIVKLEEEKEN
- a CDS encoding UbiA family prenyltransferase, translated to MGKFSDYLELIRIKNCITASFGGVIGYLISSNFEIDIFKIILVYSVVFFICAYGNVINDIFDIEIDKINKPFRPLPSGKISLKEAKFFSFLLLFTGLFLSVFINIYALIIAIINSIFLYLYGKKYKKYKPIGNFLVGYLTGSVFLFGGVAGKNVYPVVILFLCSLFSIWGREIIKDFEDMEGDLKEGVVSLPIMYKEKSLFIASLLIIIAIILSPLPYIFGVFGISYLILIVLCDILFLWAIIILLKNPTKKTASKVSKLLKIIMNIVLVAFLVGAV
- a CDS encoding NAD+ synthase, translating into MKNEVDKIVKFIRDKVEEARVNGVVIGLSGGIDSSLTAYLCVKALGKDRVLGIIMPEKYSNRKDIEHAIMVAKSLGIKYIISDITDILKAFGAGGYVPTREFDKIADGNLKARIRMCILYYFANKYNLLVAGTANKSETYVGYGTKHGDIACDIKPIGNLFKTEVREMAKYLGIPKEIIEKPPSAGLWEGQTDEDELGVKYETLDKILKCYEEGMNADEVVKKLGVEKEVVDKIFNLIKKNEHKRTLPPTP